agactacatacaatttgctgagtagagcgttggaggctattttgtaaatgacaacgccgaagtcaaggatcggtaggatagtcagttttacgagggtatgtttggcagcatgagtgaaggatgctttgtttgcgaaataggaaaccggttctagatttcattttggattggagatgcttaatgtgagtctggaaggagagtttccagtctaaccagacacctaggtatttgtagttgtccacatattctaagtcagaaccgtccagagtagtgatgctagacgggcgggctggtgcgggcagcgatcggttgaagagcatgcatttagttttacttgcatttaagagcagttggaggccacggaaggagtgttgtatggcattgaagctcgtctggaggtttgttaacacagtgtccaaagaagggccagatgtaaacagaatggtgtcatctgcgtggaggtggatcagagaatcaccagcagcaagagcgacatcattgatgtatacagagaagagtcggcccgagaattgaaccctgtggcacccccagagactgccagaggtccagacaacaggccctctgatttgacacactgaactctatctgagaagtagatAGAGTAGGCTTTTGAGTCTGCCGATATGAATGTGGTGATTTGACACAGTTGaaatccttggccaggtcgatgtagactacacacagtactgtcttttatcaatggcggttatgatatcgcttaggaccttgagcgtggctgaggtgcactcatgaccagctcggaaaccagatgcatagcggagaaggtacggtgggattcaaaatagtcggtgatctgtttgttaacttggctttcggagactttagagaggcagatagatattggtctgtaaagtttgggtctagagcgtctccccctttgaagagggggatgaccccgGCAGCATTCCGATCTTTAGGGATCTTAGGCGATATGATAGAGAGGTTGAAcgggctagtaataggggttccAACAATTGCAGTGGATAATTTTAGataaagagggtccagattgtctagcccagctgatttgtaggggtacagattttgcaactctttcagaacatcagctatctggatttgggtgaaggagaaatggggaggcttgggcaagttacTGTATGGGGTGCAGAGTTGTtaactggggtaggggtagccaggtggaaagcatgaccagctgtagaaaaatgctaatTGAAaatctcgattatcgtagatttatcggtggtgacagtgtttactagcatcagtgcagtgggcagctgggtggTGCTCTTTTTtcccatggactttacagtgtcccagaactttttggagtttgctacaggatgcaaatttgtgtttgaaaaagctatcctTTGCTTtcttaactgcctgtgtatattggttcctaacttcccggAAAagtttcacatccggatgaaatgcatgtccaaattcaactgcctgctactcatccccagaagataagatatgcatattattagtagatttggatagaaaacactctgaagtttctaaaactgtttgaatcatgtctgtgagtatttagcaggcaaaaccccgatgacaaaccattcagattttcttttttttgaggtcactttCTTTTCAATggtttttcattgggaatccagatttctaagggaccttcttgcagttcctaccgcttccactggatgtcaccagtctttagaaattggttgaggtttttcctttgtgtaatgaaaaaagtagccctgttcagaacgagggtcacttgtagTGCACTGTTAGAGGCACGTGACCAGAAAGGTAGTGTCAGGTTGTTTTCttactgtattgaacacagagcatcccgtcttcaattttagcgatttttttacattaaaaaacacctaaagttgtattacaaaagtagtttgaaatgttttggcaaagtttacaggtaacttttgagatattttgtagtcacgttgtgcaagttggaaccagtgtttttctggatcaaacgcgccaaataaatgaacattttggatatatatcgacggaattaatcgaacaaaaggaccatttgtgatgtttatgggacatattggagtgccaacaaaagaagcttgtcaaaaaTAAGGCAttcattatatttttatttctgcattttgtgtcgcgcctgtggagttgaaatatgcttttctctctttgtttacggaggtgctttACAGAAGGTTTAAACGGtgcagtgaaatggttacttgcatagtagtcTTTttagacagctagctagctaaacaaggcaccataatcccaactcataacattactaccctgcaaATAGcaaaccaactaggttcaatgttagctagctagctagctagctaacattaggctataactagcaatgcaaatgactctgagatacgaataatattactgCACAGgtcatacatgtaacgttagtgatcaagccagccagctaacattagctagctagctaacagtgcgCTTTAATTTCTAAGTTTAATTTGAAGTGTatgatatctgaaaatgtagctatctAGACTCTTACTCGTGGATGaacacctctccctctctgtcacggatgacATGGTTGAAGATGTAATTCGGTGACAGGTgtttttatacaacagccttctgtttTCTCTGTTCAACtccctctgcatatttgcaatcaaacggcaGAATTTTCTACATCTTTTTAGCTATCACACTCTgcttccaccgggcattccactgatttcaaaactcggtcctccagaaagtggagactTTTGCAGTTCTTtgtgatatctttaaaaaaaagcagtgttagaaaggattacctagacatactgaccagctcatgttatggacagaagcatgctacatgacAGACCTATTCCACCTCATCTCTAGGCATGTCCAGtccatccattatctcagtcaatcatggctagtgggctGATTTCTGTCTTTTTCTGTAGCTGAACCAACTAAGCTTGTAAATTAACAATTTTTATTGCatttacagatgacatacacgttttaaggcacatgaaagttcacatattCCATAAGGCATTTCTcccaaaaatgcattttgataaaaaattcataaaaatgcctctcctgtgaagtagtgacacgcGACATATggctagtttcctgaaacaagtcgcACATAAGAGCTTGAGTGAGttgtcagtatgtgtgtttgAGTTGGTGTATTCCGGAGCGATGTTGGTGCTGGAATAAAGCAGTTGAGCAACACTGTTTATAGTATATGTAGGCTTTTCTTTCATTACTATCTTTATTTTGGGCCCAGCATCATAAGAGAAATTTGTGATGTGCCTATTACCGCCTACTGATTCTTGAGTTATCTGGAAAGCTGACTAACTATTGAGTGCACCAGGCCCACTATGGCTGAAGAAAGTGGATCACATATCAGCCTTTCCATTCAGACAGAGCCTCTTTTGATAAGGACCTGTTAGGCtgggtgtttgtgttgtgttgctatAGTAAAATGACTTGGTGGAAGAGGACAAGTTGAAGGACGGGTTGTGTAAATGCATTGTGAAAATAGCATGTGTTTCTGGTGTAAGAGTACACCAGAAACACATGCTATTTGTGTTGCTATAGTAAAATTACTGCAATGACTGAGCCTACAATGACTTGTGTGTAAAGGCACAGGGAAAAGAACATGTCTGGGCTTGTCTTGTCTGGTTGTCGTGAGATGCTATATGCATAAAATAGCTACCATGTGGCAAGCAATTTATAGCTACAAGGCTATCAATGTGATTTTTGCATAATTACCAGTCCCCCATATAatgaaagaaaatatattttctttcatTTCTTTCTGCTAACCCTcacctaattggagtaaactaatggacaacaatacttaggcttctacttccagcttattcATACTATATACATcttacggacacagtatatttttacATCTCTCATTTTACATCTCTTATTTATATATATCTcacccttcagctaccctcaacccctcccatcgatCTCTAAATAACATCTCGTCTTGACTTCTTCTACTTGCCAAATATCTTTCAACTGCGATACTGTATGATGTTTTAATTCTGAAAAGCTATTCTCAGAGTTTCCACAGATTCTAAATAATAGATGAACTCCTTTACTAAAAGCACCCAGCAGTGTGATAGTTCAGCCATTCCTTAACCTGCGACCTGAAACAGGCTACATATGGGCAGAACCAAAACAAGTGAAATAATGATTGTTTCTTCACAGCCAAATCTGCAGAGTTGGGATGGTTGTAACCCCCAtatacataacattctattggttgcaagaatttagTATAATTAAAATGGAAAAACTCAGTTttgaatccagcgttgttttgtgtGTCAGTTCATAAACCCTGTGCCATGGAATCTgcacatcaaaaatctcttcccaactattttgcaacctgtatggcacagctgtcaactattttgcaacctgtatggcacagctgtcaactattttgcaacctgtatggcacagctgtcaactattttgcaacctgtaCGGCACAGCTGTCAACTTGTTGGTCCTTAAATGGAACCGGTATACGTtcctatttatatatattttttacattttggtctttaatgcagggccgaccgACAACTTCCACTAGCCTTCATTTTTGCAGTAATGCTGCAATCAGCTGGTTATAATTGTGGATAGAGCAGACATTCCATATATTGTTGGTAGATGCATTGGTCACAACTCACCCAGTTCCATGTATGATATAATTAAcaaaaactatatatatatatatatatatatatatatatatatatatatatatatatatatattattttattttatttttatttttatttttatcaattATTATATTTGCAGTAATACTTTTCtagtggattaaactgaaattgcaaccagctttctatggcttgttttaaaaatagtgatattttagggatttcattttcaaataaccaaaagtgAGGGGTTGCGTTTTGAAGAAATGGAAAATGAGGGTGAGCCATTCTTACTAGGGTGagccattcttactaatctgctgGAGAACCCGTTTTGGATTTaggtataacttttgtatgactgaagcctttagtgagggGTTCAATTCTTTAATATTCAATAACTGTAGCCCTCCAAATTCATATTAATTATTTAATTTTGTCTGacttgccgttccaaataaagTGGAACATTGTTTTGCTAATAACATTGTTTTTAACAAGTTGTCCGGTGTTGGCACTTGGATGTCAGGGTGACTTTTCCACAAATGGACAAGTTTttacctttccatggtagcaagatcttacctatttttgctaactttctattaaaatgtattgtattgagcatttatttattttgggatgtgaataccgagtatgtccacttacccgtcagaccattttatttgtAAACTACACTGTAATGTAACACTTTTATTATTTAGTAATCCAAAATGTAACATGGTACGCTTCTCATAGTTCGGTTTGTAATCCAAAGTGGTTTGAGAAGTGATCTAGATCCTCTGAGGCTGTGCAGGGATCAatattgtggatttaaaagaaaacgtCATCAGTGTACAATGTCACGTTTGTTTTTAGGCCCTGGATTTCTagccccttgatattattgttggatctgattttaatagttATCAAATAGATATGCCggtagtggacaaccttgtttacTCCTCATGACAGTTTTTAacactttctgagaagtagccattatttacacCTGTGGTTACGATACATAAGCAACTATTCATCTGATTTGCCATTAACTGTACTGTGCTTCTATCTGACACACAAAAGGCCCCCACTTGTCTGAGAGTTTAAAATACTCTTTTAGCAATTGAAACTTCCCTCTGTGGGCTAATATGAATGCAGAATTATGAAGACCTATAGATGTGGGTCAAAGATATACCTAGAGCCACACAGGACTGGAGTTCTAGCCCTTTAGTCCTTATTGGTCAGAGCCAATACACAGTCATCTTTTCTGTTAGATGCACAGTTTAGCACAGTCTGTGGGTCTTTCAAAGGTTTGAACAGCACCATGCAAATGAAAGACATTACATTGTAAATGTAAtccataaaaaaatatttatggaTTCTTCCTTTAGCGATTCGATCGATGACTAGCCTGCAAGATAGTCTGAAAGGAATATCTCCTTTTAGATGTACATAGGGACTGCACAGCTCCAGCTATATATGGAATCTGATGCATTCATTACTGAAGCTGTCTGCCCTGAGCTATGGGGACCCCTGGTGGAAATATGGGGTTATGTCAAAACGTGATAAGATTAAATTGGCTACATTACATGGGACAGAGGTTCATCTGTTAACATGTTActgttcctttctctctctttccccgtgtttattttctctttcctttgtctctgtcttactctccctctcttttcctctccctctttccacttcctttcctcctcctcctcctctgttctcctcagcAGATAGCCAAGCTCCGGCAGCAGCTGCGTGGCAGTAGTAAGCAGCAGCAGGGAGGTCGTCCGTCTCTGTGTCAAAGAGACAAAGACGGCTCATCTCCTTTACAGGGACCTATCAACACCACACCCGACCAAGCACAGGTAAGGCACAATACTGCCATCCAGACTtgggtttatatttatttatttatttatttatttatttatttatttatttgtgtcaTGCTTTAGGGGAATGCGTGATTTAGCTTGCTGAACGGAAAAGTGCAAACCTAACACGCCAGGGAAGCTTAATCACCAGAACTCTGCTTATAAGTGTAATATTGAGGTTTTGTTTTTGAATGTCTGCCAATGTGTCCCTGGTCCCTGCAGTGGTCCTGCATGTCTAAGTCGTCCCCGATGTCCAACATGACGGTGCCCAAGTCCTCCATCACCAGAGTACCCAGCAGCATGGAGGGAATCAACCACGAGCTGGAGAAGGTCTTCATCAGAGACAACAACGGAGAGAAGGAGGAGCTCAAGGTGGGGGGACGGACTGTTAGATGCATCCAATCACATATTTACAATATGCACTCTCACACAATACTAGCGGTGGCCATTCGCAGTCAAGCATGACATCAGTCATGGGCTgcatgtgtcaatgtgtagttcatataTCGTCTATAAGCAGAATGACTATCTTTActcaattagccacaaaatccctaCTTTGAAAGTGACTGTTTTCTTGAAACTGTGCCGTACCATTTTCTCTACATTTAGAGTTTGCAAGcaaggcatttcactgtagttgtgcacgtgacattacaACTTGGAACTTGAAACTCGTGTATCTGGAGGGAGCTGAGAAGACATGCACACAACCACTCATGCGCCTGCTGTGTCACTGGAAATCCTATTACTTGCAGTACTCAATGACGAGACAActctttttttcccctcactcCTCGCCCTCCCCCAGGTGTTGGAGGTACCAGACGGGCGGCGAGCCCCCTTCCCCCCCCAGCAGCGCAGCAGCAGTACCCGAAGCGTGGACACACAGAACCCCTCTGCCCCCGTCCGCTCCAGCAGTAGTTCCAGcctgtccccctgtccctctcctgccTGTCCCCCGGGGTCCGGCTCACACGGGGGCAGCCCTTACTCCACCGACGATCTGCTCTACGACAGGGATAAAGGTAGgactgtcaggatgctctctcaGACCTGGGGCAAGGCCTCCATTGGACATCCTACCGTTGTGCAAGGCTCTGAACTCCCAACGGGGACTGTGTGTCTTGTCCGGGGACTGTAGAGTAATCTTCTTTTCTGTCCTTTTCTGACCATTGTCTCTGTCTACAGACAGTGGCAGTAGCTCTCCCCTGCCAAAGTTTGCCTCGTCTCCTAAACCCAACAACAGCTATATGTTCAAGAGAGAACCCCCAGAGGGCTGTGAGAAGATCAAGGTGTTTGAGGAAATGAGGTAAGCACCACAAGAGACCAGGGATCTTTTAGGATCTCTTTTATCACACCAAAGTGGTTGATACTGAATGGTCAGTGATATATACATGTCATGAAAGGAGTTTATACGGCGTCTCTTACTTTTCTCTTTTGTCTGTCCAGCTCCAGGCAGTCAGCGTCCGTCCCGCTCTTCTCCTGCCCCGACAAGAACAAGGTCAACTTCATCTCCACCGGCTCCGCCTTCTGCCCTGTCAGACTGACCCCCGGCGCCCTGCACCTCTCTGTGACCTCTCACCCCGACGACGACCCCGAGGCCGGCCCCAGCTCAATGATATCAGCATTCCTCCCCACTCAGGTCCACACCTCCACCAGCACAGACGACGCTCCCACTCCCGAGGAGGCTGCCACTCCAACGCCCACCTCGTCACAAGAGACTGCCCCCCAGACAGACTGCCTGGCCATCAGCTAGACATGGGCAGAGCTGGCCTCTGACACGTGGTTCTGGATCTTCTTCTTCTGAATAATATGATTATTACGCCCCCAGTATCATCAGCATCACTGaagtcctgtctcctcttctctcagtcTCTGCTGAACTCTAAACACTCTGCATGGCGTAGCATTAGCAACAATGTAccaggcaacaacaacaacaaacggaAAAAACAAAGACAAGTCTACCACATGTTCCTAGCGTATTCCTAAGGCACTGTTCCTGTCAGGGATAGACATGATGATCTTTAACAGAATGTAAAAAGTAGAGATGCTGGATGATGTCATTGGGTGGATGGGAAGAAAACGAGACACTTTGGATGGGGGGGCATGCATTTTAAACCAGTAGTGTGTTTAAGATTAAAGACATGCTCCTGTACTTTGGAGACTAAGAACGTCTTTTTTTTtaacctcccgctttgggctggtTGTGTCAATGTGTGGTTCATACATATGCATAGTCTATAATCAGAATTACTGTCTAAACTCAATTAGCCttgaaatccctagtttgaaagcgactATTTTCTTGAAGCTTTGCAGCGACATTTTCTCTTATTTCCCCTCACTGGGGCCAGCCCCATAGCGATTagagttctagccaatgagcttcagcccctcacaTTTCAACCACGTTATCCAATGAGGTTGAAAGGTGGGCATAACTGCTGAGTGAGTGACGCACaccgagagtgagtgagtgacgcacaccgagagtgagtgagtgacgcacaccgagagtgagtgagtgagtgacgcacaccgagagtgagtgagtgagtgacgcacaccgagagtgagtgagtgactgacgcacaccgagagtgagtgagtgactgacgcacaccgagagtgagtgagtgactgacgcacaccgagagtgagtgagtgactgacgcacaccgagagtgagtgagtgactgacgcACACCGAGAGTGAGTGACGCACaccgagagtgagtgagtgagtgacgcacaccgagagtgagtgagtgactgacgcacaccgagagtgagtgagtgactgacgcacaccgagagtgagtgagtgactgacgcacaccgagagtgagtgagtgacgcacaccgagagtgagtgagtgagtgacgcacaccgagagtgagtgagtgagtgacgcacaccgagagtgagtgagtgagtgacgcacaccgagagtgagtgagtgagtgacgcacaccgagagtgagtgagtgagtgacgcacaccgagagtgagtgagtgagtgacgcacaccgagagtgagtgagtgagtgacgcacaccgagagtgagtgagtgagtgagtgacgcacaccgagagtgagtgagtgagtgagtgacgcacaccgagagtgagtgagtgagtgagtgacgcacaccgagagtgagtgagtgagtgagtgacgcacaccgagagtgagtgagtgagtgagtgacgcacaccgagagtgagtgagtgagtgagtgacgcacaccgagagtgagtgagtgagtgagtgacacccagagagagtgagtgtgcgAGCGAGTGACGCACGCACACccagagcgagtgagtgagtgtgcgaGCGAGTGACGCACGCACACccagagcgagtgagtgagtgtgcgaGCGAGTGACGCACGCACAACCAGAGcaagagagtgagtgagcgagcgagtgACGCACGCACACCgagcgagagagtgagtgtgCGAGCGAGTGACGCACGCACACCgagcgagagagtgagtgtgCGAGCGAGTGACGCACGCACAcccagagtgagagagtgagtgagcgagcgagtgACGCACaccgagagtgagtgagtgacgcattacattgctgcctgccataagttgagggacagtgtctgacagaccaatcaacctgcacatgtactctactgtatagttattttgacccttggttattgttgttactgttgtcccattgacaattttgattctcatttggatttttaaaatttatttattttaattgtattttttatattgtaaatatccaaaataagctttggcaatatgtacattgttatgtcatgccaataaagcgaattgaaaagagagagagagagagagactcaaagagacacgcagagagagagagactcaaagagacacgcagagagagagactcaaagagacacgcagagagagagactcaaagagacacgcagagagagagagacagagagagagagactcaaagAGACACGCAGAGACTCAGAAGAGACAtgagacatgcagagagagagactcaaagagacacgcagagagagagactcaaagagacacgcagagagagagactcaaagagacacgcagagagagagagagagagactcaaagagacacgcagagagagagagagagactcagagagagagagactcagagagagagactcaaagagacatgcagagagagagactcaaagagacacgcagagagagagactcaaagagacacgcagagagagagacagagagagagagagagactcaaagagacacgcagagagagagagagacaaagagaaatgcagagagagagagactcaaagagacacgcagagagagagagactcaaagagacacgcagagagagagacagagagagagagagagagagactcaaagagacacgcagagagagagagagactcaaagagaaatgcagagagagagagactcaaagagacacgcagagagagagagactcaaagagacacgcagagagggagagagactcaaagagacacgcagagagagagagagagagacagagagagagagagactcaaatagacacgcagagagagagagagacagagagagagactcaaagAGACTCagagacacgcagagagagagagagactcagagagagactcaaagagacacagagagagagagagactcagagacacagagagagagagagagagagagagactcaaagagacacagagagagagagagagagagagagagagagagactcagagagacacagagagacacagagagagagagagagagagactcagagacacgcagagagagagagagactcagagagagactcagagagagactcagagacacagagagagagagagagagagactcagagagacacagagagagagagagagagagagagactcagagacacgcagagagagagagagagagagagagagagactcagagacacgcagaaagagagagagagagagagagactcagagagacacagagagagagagagagagagactcagagagacacagagagagagagagagagagagagagagagactctctctctcacgttacgtttgttgtttttgtattgttcgtgtttcaTGGTCATTAAAGATGAATCGaattaaccacgctgcattttggtccgactctctttcaccgcaagaaaaccgtaacagaatcacccaccacaacaggaccaagcggcgtggtgacaggcagcggagGCAGGAGCTACGAAGTCTGGAGTatacgacttgggaggaaatagacaggtgggcggtcgacccagggagagtgccggagcccacctgggattcgctggagcagtgcgaagaggggtataggagaatggagttggagagacaagcacggcggcgcggacggaagcccgagagtcagccccaaaaatgtattttgggggggggggctcagggagagtggcagagtcaggagtcagacctgagccaactccccctgtttatcgtgaggagcccagagccggtgttggaggtgagcgaagcagagactgtgaaggagttaatggggaaattggaggagagagttatgagggagttgctgtgttggtgctttaggggatttgatggcacctgggtcagcgctccatactcgtcctgaggtgcgtgttagtcggctggtgaagattgtgccagcctcacgcaccaggcctcctgtgcacctccctagccttgcacgtcctgtgccagccctgctctcaagctctccagtacgccttcacggtccggtccatcctgtgccacctccacacaccagtcctccggtggcagctccccgcaccaggcttcctgtgcgtgttctcggcccagtaccaccagtgccagcaccacgcaccagtCCTTCAGTGTGCCTCGCCtattcagcgctgccagagcctttctcctctccagcgctgtcggagtctcccgcctgtttttAGCGCGGtcagagcctttctcctctccagcgctgtcggagtctcccgcctgtttagcgctgccagagccttcttcccctccagcgctgccagagtctcccgcctgtttagcgctgccagagccttcctcctctccagcgctgttggagtctcctgcctgttcagcgctgccagagctgccagtctgcaaggagctgccagtctgcaaggagctgccagtctgcaaggagctgctagagctgccagtctgcaggattcCGCCAGAGCTGTTAGTCTgtaaggagccgccagtctgcaaggagcagccagagccgccagtctgcaaggagcagccagagccgccagtctgcaaggagcagccagagccgccagtctgcaaggagcagccagagccgccagtccgcagccagagccgccagtctgcaaggagcagccagagccgccagtctgcaaggagcagccagagccgccagtctgcaaggagcagccagagccgccagtctgcaaggagcagccagagccgccagtctgcaaggagcagccagagccgccagtctgcaaggagcagccagagccgccagtctgcaaggagcagccagagccgccagtctgcaaggagcagccagagccgccagtctgcaaggagcagccagagccgccagtctgcaaggagcagccagagccgccagtctgcaaggagcagccagagccgccagtctgcaaggagcagccagagccgccagtctgcaaggagcagccagagccgccagtctgcaaggagcagccagagccgccagtcagcatggagcagccagtcagcatggagcagccagagctgcccgtcagcatggagctgccagtcagccaggatcttccagatccgccagtcagccaggatccgccagtcagccaggatccgccagtcagccaggatccgccagtcagccaggatctgccggaaccgccagtcagccaggatctgccggaaccgccagtcagccaggatctgccagagccaactacctgcctgagcttcctctcagtactgggcttcctctcagtactgggcttcct
This genomic interval from Oncorhynchus clarkii lewisi isolate Uvic-CL-2024 chromosome 18, UVic_Ocla_1.0, whole genome shotgun sequence contains the following:
- the LOC139373603 gene encoding glucocorticoid-induced transcript 1 protein-like isoform X4, which translates into the protein MSTASSATNSTQQQQKRVKRSGDGSPTISPAGCSNCNTTTIRLQPIRATVPYQLLRGSQHSPTRPCSSSFTIASNIGPTSTSGCNSPGSPTQLLLANPVGNGSVEGRLVARQRRSPPDSKGSPEQCPNSPVFKERSKPQQQVRNSGAIRRTSSLGTITGPYLTGQWPRDHHVHYPSCMKDKSTQTPGCWSEEAGERGTHQRSASWGSADQLKEIAKLRQQLRGSSKQQQGGRPSLCQRDKDGSSPLQGPINTTPDQAQWSCMSKSSPMSNMTVPKSSITRVPSSMEGINHELEKVFIRDNNGEKEELKVLEVPDGRRAPFPPQQRSSSTRSVDTQNPSAPVRSSSSSSLSPCPSPACPPGSGSHGGSPYSTDDLLYDRDKDSGSSSPLPKFASSPKPNNSYMFKREPPEGCEKIKVFEEMSSRQSASVPLFSCPDKNKVNFISTGSAFCPVRLTPGALHLSVTSHPDDDPEAGPSSMISAFLPTQVHTSTSTDDAPTPEEAATPTPTSSQETAPQTDCLAIS